A stretch of Cicer arietinum cultivar CDC Frontier isolate Library 1 chromosome 5, Cicar.CDCFrontier_v2.0, whole genome shotgun sequence DNA encodes these proteins:
- the LOC101494681 gene encoding uncharacterized protein, with protein sequence MNNNNALHYFSEQNNNTQVHVWNNAAFDGEDFAMKTCSLSSSSDSIKENLSPTALNIIPSSKKTLIPLKNQKNIDEEIAEIEFEIERLTSKLKSLRLEKNERKIASEKRVSFGGGRIIAAKFMEPKKHAVVLNTVNEDTPKRNGVVFNTPKKNGVVLKDETPKSKINWRRGMSLGPVEIAGKIIPPAITPATLNRRKSCFGKPQENCSLDPVKVVGKIIPPSITPATVNRRKSCFVKPQESFEEQRRKTICKANSVAAIGSIKSLKKKEEEIVEIQPKKLFEGEKSVKKATKQGRVVASRYNSGGGVDFRKRSFCENNNNKGLGSEIRVKKRWEIPIEEVDVSGFVLLPKISTLRYVDDECARDSGAAKRVAELNGKKSYFCDEDNVILEEQEGSVCQVLNFADDDEEQG encoded by the coding sequence CTTCATTACTTCTCAGAACAAAACAACAACACACAAGTTCACGTGTGGAACAACGCAGCATTCGACGGTGAGGATTTCGCGATGAAGACGTGTTCTCTTTCTTCATCATCCGATTCCATCAAAGAGAATTTAAGCCCAACCGCACTCAACATTATTCCCTCTtcaaaaaaaaccctaattccacTTAAGAACCAAAAAAACATCGACGAAGAAATCGCTGAAATCGAATTCGAAATTGAGCGTTTAACTTCAAAGCTGAAATCACTTCGTCTCGAAAAAAACGAACGGAAAATCGCTTCTGAAAAGCGCGTCAGCTTCGGCGGTGGAAGGATCATAGCCGCTAAGTTCATGGAACCGAAGAAACACGCCGTCGTTTTAAATACAGTAAACGAAGACACTCCGAAACGAAACGGCGTCGTTTTCAACACACCGAAAAAAAACGGCGTCGTTTTAAAAGATGAAACTCCGAAGAGTAAAATTAACTGGAGGCGAGGGATGAGTTTAGGACCGGTGGAGATCGCCGGTAAAATAATACCGCCGGCGATTACACCGGCGACATTGAATCGGCGGAAATCGTGTTTCGGAAAACCGCAAGAAAATTGTAGTTTAGATCCGGTGAAGGTCGTCGGTAAAATAATACCGCCGTCGATAACTCCGGCAACGGTTAATCGTCGGAAATCGTGTTTCGTGAAGCCGCAAGAAAGTTTTGAAGAACAGAGAAGAAAAACGATTTGTAAAGCGAATTCAGTTGCTGCAATTGGATCAATTAAGAGTTTgaagaagaaagaggaagagatTGTTGAAATTCAACCTAAGAAATTGTTTGAAGGTGAGAAATCGGTGAAAAAGGCGACGAAACAAGGTAGGGTTGTTGCGAGCCGTTATAATTCCGGTGGTGGTGTTGATTTTAGGAAGAGATCGTTTTgtgagaataataataataagggtTTAGGGAGTGAAATTAGGGTTAAGAAAAGATGGGAGATTCCAAttgaggaagttgatgtgaGTGGTTTTGTTTTGTTGCCTAAGATTTCGACTTTGAGGTATGTTGATGATGAGTGTGCAAGAGATTCTGGTGCTGCTAAAAGAGTTGCTGAATTGAATGGAAAAAAGTCTTATTTTTGTGATGAAGATAATGTGATTTTGGAGGAACAAGAAGGTTCTGTTTGTCAGGTTTTGAATTTtgctgatgatgatgaagaacaAGGGTAA